The following proteins are co-located in the Bathymodiolus thermophilus thioautotrophic gill symbiont genome:
- a CDS encoding S41 family peptidase, whose amino-acid sequence MILLKTLFIATALALTLPASAEYSAKKKISNAEERKELEAFFKDLEVFTATYGNIKKLYVDDVDNKELFTNAIKGMVSGLDPHSVYLEPKEQKNLLENTTGKFGGLGIVISKKDDIIQVISPIDDTPAYKAGIQAGDMIVKIGKKPVRGMTLEDGVDLMRGKPGTDVEITIVRKNVKPFVVKITREIITIVTVKGYLLDDGIGYVRVSSFQKPTTDLLQKEIGRLAVENDGDLNSLILDLRNNPGGVLDAAIDISDLFLDNTGTIVSTKSRIKSGNTQFSATSGDILLGAPMVVLINEGSASASEIVAGALQDHKRAIIMGNTSFGKGSVQTILRLRDGYGLKITTARYYTPNDRSIQAKGIEPDIQLKNINLDNKKEEGIAGIKESDLKGHLEAENPAELSSKEILDTQEERKVVENEKALERLEKDYFVLEARHLLKALTVLKK is encoded by the coding sequence ATGATTTTATTGAAAACCCTATTTATCGCTACCGCTCTTGCGCTAACCCTACCTGCTTCAGCAGAATACAGTGCAAAGAAAAAAATATCCAATGCTGAAGAAAGAAAAGAACTAGAGGCGTTTTTCAAAGATCTTGAAGTATTTACAGCCACTTATGGCAATATAAAAAAATTATATGTAGATGATGTTGATAATAAAGAATTATTCACCAACGCTATTAAAGGCATGGTAAGCGGATTAGATCCACATTCGGTTTACTTGGAACCTAAAGAGCAAAAGAATCTACTAGAAAACACCACTGGTAAGTTTGGCGGGCTAGGTATTGTTATTAGCAAAAAAGATGATATTATTCAAGTAATTTCCCCAATTGACGACACACCTGCTTATAAAGCAGGCATCCAAGCAGGCGATATGATTGTTAAAATCGGCAAAAAACCTGTGCGTGGCATGACATTAGAAGATGGCGTGGATCTTATGCGTGGCAAGCCAGGTACAGATGTGGAAATAACCATTGTGCGTAAAAATGTAAAACCATTTGTGGTTAAAATTACCCGTGAAATTATTACCATTGTTACTGTAAAAGGTTATTTATTAGACGATGGCATTGGCTATGTGCGAGTTTCTAGCTTTCAAAAACCAACCACTGATTTACTGCAAAAGGAAATTGGGCGCTTAGCAGTAGAAAATGATGGCGACTTAAACTCACTCATTCTTGATTTAAGAAACAATCCGGGTGGTGTTTTAGATGCTGCTATTGATATTTCTGACTTATTCCTTGATAACACTGGCACCATTGTTTCTACCAAAAGTAGAATTAAAAGTGGCAACACTCAATTTAGCGCTACTTCAGGTGATATCTTATTAGGTGCGCCAATGGTGGTTTTAATTAACGAAGGCTCTGCTTCAGCTTCAGAAATCGTTGCTGGTGCCTTACAAGATCACAAACGCGCTATTATTATGGGCAACACTTCGTTTGGCAAAGGTTCGGTACAAACCATTTTAAGACTCAGAGACGGTTACGGACTTAAGATAACGACCGCTAGATATTACACGCCAAATGACCGCTCTATTCAAGCCAAAGGTATTGAACCCGACATTCAGCTTAAAAATATCAATCTTGATAATAAAAAAGAAGAAGGGATTGCTGGCATCAAAGAAAGTGATTTAAAAGGTCATTTAGAAGCTGAAAATCCAGCTGAATTATCATCAAAGGAAATTTTAGATACGCAAGAAGAAAGAAAAGTAGTGGAAAATGAAAAGGCACTTGAGAGACTTGAAAAAGACTATTTTGTACTTGAGGCTCGTCACTTACTAAAAGCACTTACGGTATTGAAAAAATAA
- a CDS encoding ABC transporter substrate-binding protein, which produces MKRLYTLLLTLGLLLTSTVFAYEEMPIEATTEVVENNPVKVIQSTIVKLNQLTTASTYSPRMMSFLVDQEIIPLFDFDYIASEVLSASYVTLSEEETVYFSNILKKKIVNTLLMKLAQGRSSSLNFISARPMRGGKIIVVKLNASGYSRFGFNVDLSFHKGKSGAWQVFDVALGYDNLINFYQRMVRVKVRRYGVYGMLSRI; this is translated from the coding sequence ATGAAAAGATTATACACGCTGTTATTAACGCTTGGTTTGTTGCTGACATCAACTGTATTTGCATACGAAGAAATGCCAATAGAAGCGACGACAGAGGTAGTGGAAAATAACCCTGTCAAAGTTATACAATCAACTATTGTCAAACTCAACCAACTAACCACCGCATCCACCTACTCACCACGAATGATGAGTTTTCTTGTTGACCAAGAGATTATCCCCTTATTTGATTTTGATTATATTGCCAGTGAAGTTCTGTCAGCAAGTTATGTTACTTTAAGTGAAGAAGAGACTGTATATTTTTCAAATATACTAAAGAAAAAAATTGTCAACACTTTGCTGATGAAATTAGCACAGGGTCGTTCAAGTTCACTTAATTTTATTTCTGCAAGACCAATGAGAGGCGGCAAGATTATTGTTGTTAAGTTGAATGCAAGTGGCTATTCTCGATTTGGCTTTAATGTAGATTTGTCATTTCACAAAGGGAAATCGGGCGCATGGCAGGTTTTTGATGTCGCCCTTGGTTACGACAATTTGATTAATTTTTACCAAAGAATGGTGCGAGTTAAGGTGAGAAGATACGGCGTGTATGGTATGTTAAGTAGGATCTAA
- a CDS encoding ArsR/SmtB family transcription factor → MDNMELLEKKEDIEKATNALKAMAHPLRLKILCALKGDELPVLEIVKYVGSSQSNISQHIDILRTKNIIESRREGNRILCRVKDAKILKLVVNIQAVFCSEYN, encoded by the coding sequence ATGGACAACATGGAATTATTAGAAAAAAAAGAAGATATTGAAAAGGCAACAAATGCCTTGAAGGCAATGGCACATCCGTTACGATTGAAGATTTTATGCGCTTTGAAAGGGGATGAGTTGCCTGTGCTTGAAATCGTAAAATATGTTGGCTCTTCTCAGTCTAATATTTCACAGCACATTGATATTCTTAGGACTAAAAATATTATTGAATCACGGCGTGAAGGTAACCGAATTTTATGCAGAGTAAAAGATGCAAAAATTTTGAAATTGGTTGTCAATATACAAGCAGTTTTTTGCTCCGAATACAATTAA
- the lgt gene encoding prolipoprotein diacylglyceryl transferase: MIYPNINPVALDLGFVQIYWYGVMYLLAFLSAYFLANHRAKQLDDWNKQQIEDMIFYGAIGVVAGGRLGYMLFYNLDIFLANPLTVFAVQNGGMSFHGGLLGVILAMILFNRKYNKAFFTTVDFIAPLVPLGLGFGRLGNFINSELWGKVTNSPFGMFINEQGVTRYPSQLYEAFLEGWVLFVILWLFSQKPRAPMVISALFLILYGMFRFIVEFVRMPDVQLGYLAFGWLTMGQLLSLPMVVLGAFLLLKAKRV, from the coding sequence ATGATTTATCCCAATATTAATCCAGTCGCACTAGATTTAGGTTTTGTTCAAATCTATTGGTATGGCGTTATGTATCTTTTGGCGTTTTTGAGTGCTTATTTTCTGGCAAATCATCGTGCCAAACAACTGGATGATTGGAATAAGCAGCAAATAGAAGATATGATTTTTTATGGTGCTATTGGCGTGGTTGCTGGTGGTCGTTTGGGTTATATGTTGTTTTATAATTTAGATATTTTCCTTGCAAACCCACTGACGGTTTTTGCTGTGCAAAATGGAGGCATGTCATTCCACGGCGGTCTTCTTGGTGTGATATTGGCGATGATTTTGTTTAATCGTAAATACAATAAAGCTTTTTTTACCACAGTGGATTTTATTGCGCCATTAGTGCCATTAGGTTTAGGATTTGGGCGACTTGGTAATTTTATTAATAGCGAACTTTGGGGCAAAGTTACCAACAGTCCATTTGGTATGTTTATTAATGAGCAGGGTGTTACTCGTTATCCATCACAATTATATGAGGCATTTTTAGAAGGCTGGGTGTTGTTTGTGATATTGTGGTTGTTTAGTCAAAAACCACGGGCGCCAATGGTAATTTCCGCTTTGTTTTTAATTCTATACGGTATGTTTAGATTTATTGTTGAATTTGTGCGGATGCCTGATGTGCAATTGGGATATTTAGCGTTTGGTTGGCTAACGATGGGGCAGTTACTGAGTTTACCAATGGTTGTACTGGGTGCCTTTCTTCTTTTAAAAGCAAAGCGAGTGTGA
- the thyA gene encoding thymidylate synthase: protein MKRYIDIGKRILEEGVWLSNARTGKKTLSIIGASFEYDLADGTVPVVTTKKLFWKTAIAEMLGYLRGYQSAAQFRELGCNTWNANTNENQAWLDNPHRKGKDDMGLCYGAIGRAFPGIEDDKPFDQYQKIVTDLSRGIDDRREIMTFNHPNLIHRACLPACMHTHHFNLLGDDLYLESYQRSSDYALGQPFNHFQVAFLLLITAQITGKKAKKMRHHLSNVHLYEDQVEIFKNEQVKREPLSPPSLKINPAIKTLKDLETWVTMEDFELINYKHHPVVKYPFTV, encoded by the coding sequence GTGAAGCGTTATATTGACATTGGCAAACGAATTTTAGAAGAGGGTGTGTGGTTGTCTAATGCACGCACTGGAAAAAAAACATTAAGCATTATCGGTGCTTCGTTTGAGTATGATTTAGCAGATGGCACTGTGCCAGTGGTAACCACTAAGAAACTTTTTTGGAAAACAGCAATTGCTGAAATGCTGGGTTATCTTCGTGGCTACCAAAGTGCAGCTCAATTTAGAGAGTTGGGGTGTAATACTTGGAATGCGAATACCAATGAAAATCAAGCTTGGCTTGACAATCCACACAGAAAAGGCAAAGACGATATGGGGCTATGCTATGGTGCGATTGGGCGGGCTTTTCCTGGGATTGAAGATGACAAGCCGTTTGACCAATACCAAAAAATTGTTACCGATTTATCTCGTGGCATTGATGATAGGCGTGAGATTATGACCTTTAACCACCCAAATCTGATTCATCGTGCCTGTTTGCCAGCCTGTATGCACACCCATCATTTTAATCTTCTTGGCGATGATTTGTATCTTGAAAGTTATCAGCGTAGTAGTGATTACGCACTCGGTCAGCCGTTTAATCATTTTCAAGTTGCATTTTTACTGCTAATTACTGCACAAATTACGGGTAAAAAGGCCAAAAAAATGCGCCACCACCTATCAAATGTGCATTTGTACGAAGACCAAGTAGAGATTTTTAAAAACGAGCAAGTGAAGCGTGAGCCATTATCGCCACCTTCTCTTAAGATTAACCCAGCAATTAAAACCTTGAAAGATTTAGAAACCTGGGTAACCATGGAGGATTTTGAATTGATAAATTATAAACACCACCCGGTAGTCAAATACCCCTTTACCGTATGA
- a CDS encoding zinc ribbon domain-containing protein YjdM — MTLPNCPKCNSEYVYQDGNLLVCPECAYEFSAEDLEVQEVVVKDANGNVLKDGDTVTVIKDLKIKGTSSAVKVGTKVKNIRLCDGDHDVDCKIPGFGGMKLKSEFVKKV; from the coding sequence ATGACTTTGCCTAATTGTCCAAAATGTAATTCTGAATATGTCTATCAAGATGGTAATCTTTTGGTGTGTCCAGAGTGTGCTTACGAGTTTTCAGCAGAGGATTTAGAGGTGCAAGAGGTTGTTGTTAAAGATGCTAATGGCAATGTGCTAAAAGATGGCGATACAGTAACAGTGATCAAGGATTTAAAGATAAAAGGCACCTCGTCAGCCGTTAAAGTTGGTACTAAGGTTAAAAATATTCGCCTGTGCGATGGCGATCATGATGTTGATTGTAAGATTCCAGGTTTTGGCGGCATGAAACTGAAATCGGAATTTGTTAAAAAAGTTTAA
- the cas6 gene encoding type I-MYXAN CRISPR-associated protein Cas6/Cmx6: MFWQEDTKQEHFTLPETIQDAVFVIRAKVLPIDHAYLLSQALLKHLPWLAEVNAGIFDISVADGNGWEQDESGFYYPSKRSRLNIRVPQEKLKSVQSLVGKTLDLGEYSIDIVKTLEAKLMSDMLIVLAKHIACDKNASEEKFLQTSFTQLQALGIQPKKMMAGLKRSISTPNGTIHTRSLMVADLRKVESVTLQEQGIGEHRLLGCGLFLPQKGIESVNAV; the protein is encoded by the coding sequence ATGTTTTGGCAAGAAGACACTAAACAAGAACATTTTACGCTCCCTGAGACGATTCAAGACGCTGTGTTTGTCATTCGTGCCAAAGTTTTACCTATTGACCACGCTTACTTACTATCTCAAGCACTATTAAAACACTTGCCTTGGTTGGCAGAAGTGAATGCGGGCATCTTTGACATTAGCGTGGCAGATGGCAATGGCTGGGAGCAAGATGAATCTGGGTTTTACTACCCCTCTAAACGCTCCAGACTCAATATTCGTGTGCCTCAAGAAAAATTAAAGTCTGTGCAATCATTGGTGGGTAAAACGCTTGATTTGGGCGAATACAGCATTGATATCGTTAAAACATTAGAAGCAAAATTAATGAGCGATATGCTTATTGTCCTTGCCAAACATATTGCTTGTGATAAAAATGCCAGCGAAGAAAAGTTTTTACAAACCTCTTTTACACAATTGCAAGCACTGGGCATTCAGCCTAAAAAAATGATGGCAGGACTTAAAAGAAGTATCAGCACGCCAAACGGCACAATTCACACACGCTCCTTAATGGTTGCAGACTTGCGAAAAGTTGAATCTGTTACTTTGCAAGAACAAGGCATTGGCGAGCATCGGCTATTAGGCTGTGGCTTGTTTTTACCTCAAAAAGGTATAGAAAGTGTGAATGCGGTTTAA
- the rnc gene encoding ribonuclease III — protein MDKLQKKINYQFKDVDLLKQALTHRSVGKSNNERLEFLGDSILGVVVARELYKRFPHIAEGRLSRFKSYVVRGQTLGLVALDIKLSSLLILGSGELKSGGHNRKSIQADAVEAILGAIFLEAGFDAVNTVILDLFKKYINEINPNDTLKDFKTQLQERLQKFKQTLPQYELIKTTGKDHNALFTVRCLLQDQAIQVEQEAKSIKRAEQMCAEILLDKLKK, from the coding sequence ATGGATAAATTACAAAAAAAAATTAATTATCAATTTAAAGATGTTGACTTGTTAAAGCAGGCATTAACACACCGTAGTGTTGGCAAAAGCAACAATGAGCGTTTAGAATTTTTGGGCGATAGCATCTTGGGCGTGGTGGTTGCACGCGAGCTGTATAAGCGTTTTCCACATATTGCTGAGGGTAGATTGTCGCGCTTTAAATCCTATGTGGTTAGGGGGCAAACTTTGGGATTGGTTGCGCTGGATATTAAGTTATCAAGTTTATTGATTTTGGGTTCGGGTGAATTAAAAAGTGGTGGACATAATCGCAAATCCATTCAAGCTGATGCGGTAGAGGCTATTTTGGGTGCGATTTTCTTGGAGGCAGGTTTTGATGCTGTGAATACCGTAATTTTAGATTTGTTTAAAAAATATATCAATGAAATCAATCCCAATGACACGCTCAAAGATTTTAAAACCCAGCTTCAAGAGCGTTTACAAAAGTTCAAGCAAACCTTGCCACAATATGAACTGATTAAAACCACAGGCAAAGACCATAACGCACTATTTACAGTTAGGTGCCTATTACAAGACCAAGCGATACAGGTGGAACAAGAGGCCAAAAGTATTAAAAGAGCAGAACAAATGTGCGCTGAAATTTTATTGGATAAATTAAAAAAATGA
- the era gene encoding GTPase Era codes for MNHKAGFIAVVGRPNVGKSTLTNELIGQKLSITSHRPQTTRHRIHAIDTSDDYQMVFVDTPGMHIGNAKAINAYMNRTASASINDVDIILWLIEAGKWTKEDARVLEHVSRAEVPVILCVNKIDKLKSKQAVLPFLEKIGQKYQPNDFFPLSAFKKPDTQALRTLILKYLPEQDNIFDPDYVTDRSEKFIVAEFIREKLMRHLEDELPYDLTVEIEQYELDGTMQRISARILVEKASQKNIVIGNKGDMLKLIGTEARKSIEGFLGRKVFLKLWVKVSTGWSDDKRALASLGYD; via the coding sequence ATGAATCATAAAGCAGGATTTATCGCCGTTGTTGGCCGCCCTAATGTAGGCAAATCAACCTTAACAAATGAGTTAATTGGTCAGAAATTATCTATTACTTCACACCGACCGCAAACTACCCGCCATCGCATTCATGCAATCGATACTAGCGATGATTATCAAATGGTATTTGTAGATACGCCAGGTATGCACATTGGTAATGCAAAAGCCATTAATGCCTATATGAATAGGACGGCGAGTGCCAGTATTAATGATGTTGATATTATTTTATGGCTGATTGAAGCGGGCAAATGGACCAAAGAAGATGCCCGTGTTTTGGAGCATGTGTCTAGGGCTGAAGTGCCCGTAATTTTGTGTGTGAATAAAATTGATAAACTCAAATCCAAGCAAGCTGTATTGCCTTTTTTAGAAAAAATTGGGCAGAAATATCAGCCCAATGATTTTTTCCCACTTTCAGCCTTTAAAAAGCCTGATACTCAAGCATTGCGGACATTGATTTTAAAATATCTGCCAGAGCAAGATAATATTTTTGACCCCGATTATGTTACTGATAGAAGTGAAAAGTTTATCGTTGCTGAGTTTATTCGAGAAAAATTAATGCGTCATTTAGAGGATGAATTGCCTTATGATTTAACCGTTGAAATTGAGCAATATGAATTAGATGGCACCATGCAAAGAATTTCAGCCAGAATTTTGGTCGAAAAAGCTTCGCAAAAAAATATTGTTATTGGCAATAAGGGTGATATGCTTAAACTTATTGGCACCGAGGCACGAAAAAGTATTGAAGGCTTTTTAGGGCGCAAAGTATTTCTTAAACTTTGGGTTAAAGTTTCCACAGGCTGGTCTGATGACAAGCGTGCATTGGCCTCATTGGGGTATGACTAA
- a CDS encoding metal-dependent hydrolase — MDSITQFSLGAVIGIAISPKKTPKVAIISGLLASLPDLDVLINYSNNLDSTINHRGFSHSLFFLTLVSPLLALILFKFFNYIDYFRWWLITFLALTTHAILDSFTIYGTSLFLPFSDEKIMIGSVFIIDPIYTLPLLASFLYLVVRKKPWLIQGKSFNTMALMFSHIYLLFGVIVQQMLTPAGYAFATPTPFNTYLWRVVKVEDSNISEYFVDIFGNQKTAISVKNQQSLGEINLESVSKYAKFSSNFYNLEVDGNRLILQDLRMGNIKNPMFSFVIAEKIDNQWKQVEPYRHTIKVDVGAMFGG, encoded by the coding sequence TTGGATTCGATTACTCAATTTAGCCTTGGTGCAGTTATTGGCATTGCCATTTCACCTAAGAAAACACCAAAAGTAGCCATTATTTCAGGCTTATTAGCAAGTTTGCCAGACTTAGATGTGCTGATTAATTATTCAAATAATTTGGACAGCACTATTAATCACAGAGGCTTTTCCCATTCCCTGTTTTTTTTAACATTGGTGTCGCCATTATTGGCGCTTATTTTATTTAAGTTTTTTAATTATATTGATTATTTTCGCTGGTGGTTGATCACATTTTTGGCATTGACCACGCATGCAATATTAGACAGTTTTACCATTTATGGCACCTCGTTGTTTTTGCCTTTTAGTGATGAAAAAATAATGATTGGGTCGGTATTTATTATAGACCCAATTTACACCTTGCCTCTTTTGGCGAGTTTTTTATATCTTGTGGTTCGCAAGAAACCGTGGTTAATTCAAGGAAAATCGTTCAATACAATGGCGCTGATGTTCAGTCATATTTATTTATTATTTGGTGTTATTGTTCAACAAATGTTGACGCCAGCAGGGTATGCTTTTGCTACGCCAACGCCATTTAACACTTATCTTTGGCGTGTTGTAAAAGTAGAGGATAGTAATATTTCTGAGTATTTTGTGGATATTTTTGGCAATCAAAAGACCGCCATTTCAGTCAAAAATCAACAGTCATTAGGTGAAATTAACCTTGAAAGTGTCAGCAAGTATGCCAAATTTTCAAGTAATTTTTATAATCTTGAAGTGGATGGTAATCGGTTAATTTTGCAAGATTTAAGAATGGGCAACATCAAAAACCCAATGTTTAGTTTTGTTATTGCTGAAAAAATAGACAACCAATGGAAGCAGGTAGAGCCTTATAGGCATACCATTAAAGTTGATGTAGGGGCAATGTTTGGTGGCTAA
- the recO gene encoding DNA repair protein RecO: MAKIDLTPAFLIHRRAFKDTSLLLDFFTQEYGKIRLVGRGSRKSKAPIQMFQHIKISFSGKGDLKSLSDVEVDDQPRSLQGEALILGMYANELIARLLQDQDPYFELFEIYRQFVSQLPELDKQASYWALRLFENSLLSELGYGLDFEHDVNSDEIDTSIECKYEYQSQVGFMKRSMGKISGNTIQLMLAEDVLNAPSVEQLKVCRDLNRARLHPLLGNKPLQSRLLFWSKN, from the coding sequence ATGGCTAAGATTGATTTAACTCCTGCCTTTTTAATTCATCGAAGGGCGTTTAAAGACACTTCTTTGTTGCTGGATTTTTTCACCCAAGAATATGGGAAAATCCGCTTAGTTGGGCGAGGGTCACGCAAGTCAAAGGCACCGATACAAATGTTTCAGCACATTAAAATTTCATTTTCAGGCAAAGGTGATTTAAAGTCATTGAGCGATGTAGAAGTGGATGACCAGCCAAGGAGTTTGCAAGGTGAGGCACTGATATTAGGAATGTATGCAAATGAGTTGATTGCCCGATTATTACAAGACCAAGACCCGTATTTTGAGTTGTTTGAGATTTACAGGCAGTTTGTTAGTCAGTTGCCTGAGTTGGACAAGCAGGCAAGTTATTGGGCATTGCGTTTATTTGAAAACAGCCTGTTATCTGAGTTGGGCTATGGGCTTGATTTTGAACATGATGTTAATAGTGATGAGATTGACACCAGTATTGAGTGTAAATATGAATATCAATCGCAAGTTGGTTTTATGAAGCGTTCTATGGGTAAAATATCGGGCAATACAATTCAGTTAATGTTAGCTGAAGATGTATTAAATGCACCAAGCGTTGAGCAACTTAAGGTGTGTAGAGATTTGAATAGGGCGAGATTACACCCATTATTGGGCAACAAGCCCTTGCAAAGTCGTTTATTATTCTGGAGTAAAAATTGA
- the pdxJ gene encoding pyridoxine 5'-phosphate synthase encodes MSIYLGVNIDHIATIRQARGTHYPSPIAGALLCEQSGADSITLHLREDRRHIQDSDVEVLRQQLVTKMNLEMAITDEMIAIASKIKPQDCCLVPEKREELTTEGGLDVVGQISRMHDVCTQLNAENITVSLFIDAQKSQIDAAKQCGAPVIELHTGHYANATDEAQQRELEKIKTMATYAHSIGLQVNAGHGLTLENTAAIAKLPEIAELNIGHSIIARAVFVGLEAATREMKNLMLGARE; translated from the coding sequence TTGAGTATTTATTTAGGTGTTAACATTGATCATATAGCCACCATTAGGCAGGCGAGAGGCACCCATTATCCTTCGCCAATTGCAGGTGCGTTATTGTGTGAACAATCAGGTGCAGACAGCATTACCTTGCATCTTCGTGAAGACAGGCGTCATATTCAAGACAGTGATGTGGAGGTTTTGCGTCAACAACTTGTCACAAAAATGAATTTAGAAATGGCAATTACCGATGAAATGATTGCCATTGCCAGCAAAATCAAGCCACAAGATTGTTGCCTAGTACCAGAAAAACGCGAAGAATTAACCACCGAAGGCGGACTTGATGTGGTGGGTCAAATTTCTAGAATGCATGATGTTTGTACTCAATTAAATGCAGAAAATATCACTGTTTCTTTGTTTATCGATGCTCAAAAATCCCAAATTGACGCTGCCAAACAATGCGGTGCCCCCGTGATTGAATTACACACAGGGCATTATGCAAATGCAACAGACGAAGCGCAACAGCGAGAATTAGAAAAAATTAAAACTATGGCAACTTACGCACATTCAATCGGTTTGCAAGTTAATGCAGGGCATGGCTTAACCCTAGAGAACACCGCAGCCATTGCCAAACTGCCTGAAATTGCAGAACTTAATATTGGTCATTCAATTATTGCCAGAGCCGTGTTTGTTGGGCTTGAAGCCGCCACTCGTGAAATGAAAAATTTAATGCTTGGTGCCAGAGAATGA
- the acpS gene encoding holo-ACP synthase — translation MIYGIGTDIINIERVEHILNKNRDGFVKRVLSEHEQALFANKGDSAAYCAKRFAAKEAFAKALGTGIGKIVSFQDLTVHNNENGKPYFIPSEKLRLYLVGKNIKQAHLSLSDEKFNAVAFVVLECGNTQDN, via the coding sequence ATGATTTACGGCATCGGCACCGACATCATCAACATTGAGCGTGTTGAACATATCTTAAATAAAAACAGAGATGGCTTTGTTAAGCGTGTGCTATCCGAACACGAACAAGCGCTATTTGCCAACAAAGGCGATAGTGCCGCCTATTGTGCCAAGCGTTTCGCCGCCAAAGAAGCCTTTGCCAAAGCCCTAGGCACAGGTATTGGAAAAATTGTCAGTTTTCAAGATTTAACCGTACACAATAACGAAAATGGCAAACCTTATTTTATTCCCAGTGAAAAATTGCGCCTATATTTGGTGGGAAAAAACATCAAACAAGCACACCTTAGTCTATCTGATGAAAAATTTAATGCCGTGGCATTTGTGGTGCTGGAATGTGGCAACACACAAGACAATTAA